A section of the Rhodothermus profundi genome encodes:
- a CDS encoding peptidylprolyl isomerase, giving the protein MFSRRLLQVGRLLQLPALLSLTLLLSLGCRAQDTEANATSNNDRSYQVGAPLSDSTVAAIVTSEYGVDTLTAEAFRQQLGFLLQRYPQLQMNPALLPEVHKSIIEDFIVRHVVDGEIVRQGIQADPAAVEQELEQIRSRFPSPEAFQEALAQDGLTEDSLRSMIAQMVRQRTFREQIEARATPPTDAEIEQFRQQQAEEVRVQHILFRLAPDAPEAEVAAVKARAQAVLDSIRAGADFAEMARRHSEDGSAQEGGDLGFIRRGETLEAFEQAAFALTEAGDVTPEPVRTRFGYHLIRLLERRQGTLMDVAEAREKLLQERKQEAVQNLLKELLAKATVRINPALVQAQL; this is encoded by the coding sequence ATGTTTTCCAGACGGTTGTTACAGGTGGGCCGTTTGCTTCAACTTCCGGCCCTGTTGAGCTTAACGCTGCTGCTATCGCTGGGCTGCCGCGCCCAAGACACCGAGGCCAACGCGACCAGCAACAACGATCGTTCCTACCAGGTCGGAGCGCCCCTGTCCGACTCAACCGTGGCGGCTATTGTCACGTCGGAATACGGCGTCGATACGCTGACGGCCGAAGCCTTTCGGCAGCAGTTAGGGTTTCTCCTGCAGCGCTACCCGCAGCTCCAGATGAACCCGGCACTCTTGCCGGAAGTGCACAAGAGCATCATTGAGGACTTTATCGTCCGCCACGTCGTAGACGGCGAAATCGTCCGACAGGGCATTCAGGCGGATCCGGCTGCCGTCGAACAGGAACTGGAGCAGATTCGCTCCCGCTTTCCAAGCCCTGAAGCCTTTCAGGAAGCTCTGGCGCAAGATGGCCTGACCGAAGATTCGCTGCGCAGCATGATCGCCCAGATGGTCCGCCAGCGAACCTTCCGGGAGCAGATAGAAGCGCGTGCTACACCCCCTACTGATGCAGAAATCGAACAGTTTCGTCAACAACAGGCCGAAGAGGTGCGCGTTCAGCACATTCTCTTTCGCCTGGCTCCTGACGCGCCTGAAGCAGAAGTGGCGGCCGTGAAAGCACGTGCCCAGGCTGTGCTCGACAGCATTCGCGCGGGAGCCGACTTTGCGGAAATGGCTCGCCGGCACAGCGAAGACGGAAGCGCTCAGGAAGGCGGCGATCTGGGCTTCATTCGACGCGGCGAAACCCTGGAAGCCTTTGAACAGGCCGCGTTCGCACTGACCGAAGCAGGTGATGTAACCCCCGAACCTGTCCGCACCCGGTTCGGCTATCATCTGATTCGGTTGTTAGAGCGCCGCCAGGGAACGCTGATGGACGTGGCCGAAGCGCGTGAAAAACTCCTGCAGGAACGCAAGCAGGAAGCGGTCCAGAATCTGCTCAAGGAATTACTGGCCAAAGCAACGGTTCGAATCAACCCGGCGCTCGTGCAGGCGCAACTGTAA
- a CDS encoding cysteine desulfurase family protein codes for MRRPIYLDYNATTPVDPRVLERMLPYFTERFGNPASKGHTYGLEAEAAVEVAREQVAALLGTSPERLIFTSGATEALNLAIKGVAEASQHRGRHIVTVQTEHAAVLEACRALARRGWDVTYLPVDAQGRLDPDALEEALTPRTVLVAVMWANNETGVLHPIAEIARRTQARDIPLLVDATQAVGKIPVTVEGIDLLACSAHKFYGPKGIGVLYMRQRPSLRLVPLLDGGGHEQGLRSGTLNVPAIVGMGLAAELAAQTLEEESHRLQCLRDRLERALQEALPDLRINGAQAPRLPQTSSVTIPGVRADRLLATVRTLALSAGSACGSGRGRPSHVLRAMGLSEADARCTIRISLGRFTTETDIDYALDQLTTAIRQLRQSLAVPSST; via the coding sequence ATGCGGCGGCCGATTTATCTGGACTACAACGCCACAACGCCGGTCGATCCCCGGGTACTGGAGCGCATGCTCCCGTACTTTACGGAGCGCTTCGGCAATCCGGCCAGCAAAGGCCACACCTATGGTCTGGAAGCGGAAGCGGCCGTCGAAGTTGCCCGCGAGCAGGTAGCAGCCCTGCTGGGGACCTCGCCCGAGCGCCTGATTTTTACCAGCGGAGCCACCGAGGCTCTGAACCTGGCCATCAAAGGAGTGGCAGAAGCTTCCCAGCATCGCGGCCGGCATATTGTTACGGTCCAGACCGAACATGCCGCCGTCCTTGAAGCCTGCCGCGCACTGGCCCGTCGGGGATGGGACGTAACCTATCTGCCCGTTGACGCCCAGGGACGGCTGGACCCGGACGCCCTGGAAGAAGCATTAACGCCCCGGACTGTTCTGGTTGCCGTCATGTGGGCAAATAATGAGACGGGCGTGCTTCATCCGATCGCAGAAATTGCCCGGCGCACGCAGGCGCGGGATATTCCTTTGCTTGTCGATGCTACCCAGGCGGTTGGAAAAATTCCGGTAACCGTTGAGGGGATCGATCTGCTGGCCTGCTCGGCGCACAAGTTCTACGGCCCCAAAGGTATCGGGGTGCTGTATATGCGCCAGCGTCCCTCGCTTCGTCTGGTACCGCTATTGGACGGCGGAGGCCACGAGCAGGGATTGCGCAGCGGCACGCTGAACGTTCCAGCCATCGTGGGCATGGGCCTGGCCGCCGAACTGGCTGCTCAGACGTTGGAAGAAGAAAGCCATCGGCTGCAGTGCTTGCGAGATCGGCTGGAACGGGCATTGCAGGAGGCCCTGCCTGACCTGCGCATCAACGGGGCCCAGGCGCCGCGCCTGCCCCAGACCAGCAGCGTCACCATACCCGGTGTCCGCGCCGACCGACTGCTGGCCACGGTGCGCACGCTGGCCCTCTCTGCCGGTAGCGCCTGCGGTTCCGGTCGGGGCCGGCCCAGCCATGTACTTCGAGCTATGGGTCTCAGCGAAGCCGACGCCCGGTGCACAATTCGCATCAGCCTGGGTCGGTTCACCACAGAGACTGACATTGACTACGCCCTCGACCAGTTGACCACCGCGATTCGCCAGTTGCGTCAGAGCCTGGCTGTACCGTCTTCCACCTGA
- a CDS encoding DUF5666 domain-containing protein — MRRIVTTGFLAFLLGLMVPIARADDHPGFELEGTIEALDQATLTLHGITFNLTATTRIRNAAGHPIPASQLQVGQRIELAGHFGADGLYYALKIKLEEPDDSTDEVEAWGPLTALTDSTLTVQGLTFYLSATTQVSGRLVVGQRLEVEGIVQGGRFVALEISSGRAGEIEERHPKIELEGPITAISDSTLEVQGHTVRVLSTTRIVGDNDQPLTLADLQVGVFVEIKARLLNGQLVALVIEVEKPDRAEMDRRKVEIEGIILERTDSTFTVGTLTFHLTPVTKIEGEDDQPLTPAALQVGVFVEVKGYLDPTTHTLYALKVQVEQPDARELELVGHIEALGSDSLVVAGITIFVDANTRIEDPWEQPLTLADLKVGLLVKVEARQRDDGTYLALEIKIRKVFHPVVEIEGPIEALTDSTITVAGQVFRVRPGVHVLGPNGQVVSLTDLQVGQKVKVRGVVHPDGTYWAVRIRAKADQPDDAIELEGTIESLGPDSLVVAGVTVFVNANTQILAYDGTAITLADLQTGLIVEIKALQQPGVGLVAQQIKVEDFVEATGQADSVRADAVILQQVTFLINAQTVVVNAQQQPINWSDIQPGQQVVVQGRRVASAGKAGTYLAGTTYVADYVTVLGNASTTNTEAPALPVAFELAPSYPNPFRQQTTIRFTLNGTGPQPVTLEIYNVLGQRVRMLIQMMLPPGLHEVTWDATDETGRPVASGLYLYRLRVGNQVQTRSMVLMR; from the coding sequence ATGCGGCGCATCGTTACGACAGGATTCCTGGCCTTCCTGCTCGGCCTGATGGTACCCATTGCCCGGGCCGATGATCATCCAGGATTTGAACTGGAAGGCACGATTGAGGCGCTGGATCAAGCTACGCTTACGTTACATGGCATTACGTTTAACCTGACTGCAACCACCCGCATTCGCAATGCAGCAGGCCACCCGATTCCCGCCAGCCAGTTGCAGGTGGGACAGCGTATCGAACTGGCTGGACATTTTGGGGCGGATGGACTCTACTATGCCCTGAAAATTAAGCTGGAGGAACCGGATGACTCGACAGACGAGGTAGAAGCCTGGGGCCCCCTGACAGCGCTCACTGACAGTACTCTGACCGTCCAGGGACTTACTTTCTATCTGAGCGCAACGACGCAAGTATCGGGACGCCTTGTCGTCGGGCAGCGCCTGGAGGTTGAGGGGATTGTCCAGGGAGGCCGTTTTGTGGCGCTGGAGATTTCCAGCGGCCGAGCTGGCGAAATAGAGGAGCGGCATCCTAAAATCGAGCTGGAAGGGCCTATTACAGCGATCAGCGACTCCACACTGGAAGTGCAAGGCCATACGGTGCGGGTTTTGTCAACCACCCGCATTGTGGGCGATAACGATCAACCCCTGACGCTGGCCGACCTTCAGGTAGGGGTCTTTGTCGAAATCAAAGCCCGGCTGCTCAATGGCCAGTTGGTGGCGCTGGTAATTGAGGTCGAAAAACCTGACCGCGCCGAAATGGACCGGCGCAAGGTCGAAATTGAGGGGATCATTCTGGAGCGGACGGACAGCACCTTTACCGTAGGGACCCTGACCTTCCACCTGACGCCTGTAACCAAGATCGAAGGCGAGGATGATCAACCGCTTACACCTGCGGCCCTGCAGGTGGGGGTGTTTGTGGAAGTAAAAGGCTATCTGGATCCCACTACCCACACGCTGTATGCCCTCAAGGTGCAGGTCGAACAGCCTGATGCGCGGGAGCTGGAGCTTGTAGGCCATATCGAAGCGCTGGGCAGCGACAGTCTGGTCGTAGCCGGCATCACGATCTTCGTCGATGCCAACACGCGCATCGAGGATCCCTGGGAGCAGCCGCTCACCCTGGCGGATCTGAAAGTAGGTCTGCTTGTCAAGGTAGAAGCTCGCCAGCGTGACGACGGCACCTATCTAGCCCTGGAGATCAAAATCCGCAAAGTCTTCCATCCAGTTGTAGAGATTGAAGGTCCCATTGAAGCACTGACCGATAGCACCATCACCGTTGCCGGCCAGGTCTTCCGGGTGCGCCCAGGCGTCCATGTGCTGGGGCCCAACGGTCAGGTGGTGTCGCTCACCGACTTGCAGGTAGGCCAGAAGGTTAAAGTGCGCGGCGTGGTGCATCCGGATGGTACCTACTGGGCCGTGCGGATCCGGGCCAAAGCGGATCAGCCAGACGATGCGATTGAGCTGGAGGGAACGATTGAATCGCTGGGTCCGGATAGCCTGGTGGTGGCCGGTGTAACCGTGTTTGTGAATGCCAACACGCAGATTCTGGCCTATGATGGAACGGCCATTACGCTGGCCGACCTGCAAACGGGATTGATCGTCGAGATCAAAGCGCTGCAGCAGCCGGGCGTCGGTCTGGTGGCCCAGCAGATCAAAGTGGAGGACTTTGTAGAAGCGACGGGGCAGGCCGACAGTGTGCGGGCTGATGCCGTGATCCTGCAACAGGTCACCTTCCTGATCAACGCCCAGACGGTCGTGGTCAACGCCCAGCAGCAACCGATCAACTGGAGCGACATCCAACCCGGACAGCAGGTGGTGGTGCAGGGGCGGCGCGTTGCCTCGGCCGGAAAAGCCGGCACCTACCTGGCGGGTACCACGTACGTTGCCGATTACGTGACAGTTCTCGGAAATGCCTCCACCACCAACACCGAAGCTCCGGCGCTCCCTGTTGCCTTTGAGCTGGCCCCCAGCTATCCGAATCCGTTCCGGCAGCAGACCACCATCCGGTTCACGCTGAACGGGACCGGACCGCAGCCTGTTACGCTGGAAATCTATAACGTGCTCGGGCAGCGGGTGCGCATGCTGATCCAGATGATGCTTCCGCCAGGCCTGCATGAGGTGACCTGGGATGCAACGGACGAAACAGGCCGTCCGGTCGCCAGTGGCCTGTACCTCTACCGCTTGCGCGTGGGGAATCAGGTGCAGACGCGCTCCATGGTGCTGATGCGGTAG
- a CDS encoding alpha/beta hydrolase family protein, which translates to MKRAGGYGVAVLLVLGTVLIGCGEASTGLTIEEERIVAGVDLNQLFAPPTPQERQQVLDDWAGQDVAARDMQAVAQASFRLGNLPVTMTIWHHTVNGQRHVGAVVVPDTLIEQVPVLVWLHGGEEGVRLETDVWPLADSLNLARFVLVIPAFRGETLAYQGLLFPTEGTPDPWKGDVADALALLNVVVQQVPAADTGRIAVLGIDRGATTALLMAVRDARIRVAIGVAGLTDFFGDFMQQVIEEALLGTVRPVPGLQAFTDRVLVPLREGQLSIAEARLALLRRSPVHFADLLPVGQWHHSQNDPFIPASEAERLKAAGPAWFQVFLYEEAGYELQDLPNALARIRMLLDELEAGAL; encoded by the coding sequence ATGAAGCGCGCAGGCGGTTATGGCGTAGCCGTGTTGCTCGTGCTGGGAACCGTACTCATCGGATGCGGCGAGGCGTCTACCGGCTTAACGATTGAGGAAGAACGCATCGTAGCAGGTGTAGATTTGAATCAGCTATTTGCGCCGCCTACCCCGCAGGAGCGACAGCAGGTGCTGGACGACTGGGCCGGGCAGGACGTAGCCGCGCGTGATATGCAGGCGGTAGCACAGGCCTCCTTCCGGCTTGGTAACTTACCGGTAACTATGACCATCTGGCATCACACGGTCAATGGACAGCGACATGTAGGAGCCGTAGTGGTACCCGACACGCTCATAGAGCAGGTTCCTGTGCTGGTGTGGCTGCATGGTGGCGAGGAAGGGGTGCGACTGGAGACCGATGTCTGGCCGCTAGCCGATAGCCTGAACCTGGCGCGCTTCGTTCTGGTTATACCGGCCTTTCGTGGAGAGACGCTTGCCTATCAGGGACTGCTCTTCCCAACCGAGGGTACCCCTGACCCATGGAAAGGAGACGTGGCGGATGCGCTGGCCCTGCTCAACGTGGTCGTTCAGCAGGTGCCTGCTGCGGATACCGGACGGATAGCAGTTCTTGGGATAGACCGGGGCGCTACCACCGCGCTATTAATGGCCGTTCGCGATGCACGGATTCGCGTAGCGATTGGCGTGGCCGGTCTAACGGACTTTTTCGGGGATTTCATGCAACAGGTGATTGAAGAGGCGTTGCTGGGGACGGTGCGGCCTGTTCCGGGATTGCAGGCGTTTACCGATCGCGTTCTAGTGCCGCTGCGAGAAGGACAGTTGTCGATCGCCGAGGCACGGCTGGCTTTGCTGCGGCGATCGCCCGTTCATTTCGCTGATCTGCTGCCTGTCGGTCAGTGGCATCACAGCCAGAACGATCCGTTCATTCCGGCCTCGGAGGCGGAGCGCCTGAAGGCAGCAGGACCTGCTTGGTTTCAGGTTTTTCTTTATGAAGAAGCCGGCTATGAACTCCAGGACCTGCCGAATGCGCTGGCACGTATTCGCATGCTGCTGGATGAATTAGAGGCGGGCGCATTATGA
- a CDS encoding GNAT family N-acetyltransferase: MTQAIFHIHPVRNEAEWEHARRIRERVFIEEQGCPPDEEWDGYDEVSRHFLGWLEATPIATARWRVVPLQERLVAKLERFAVLPAYRGRGYGRALVQYVMADAQRAGFSTLLLHAQAHLERFYERLGFRSTGHRFLEAGIPHVQMVWQRDRKSADQP; this comes from the coding sequence ATGACCCAGGCAATTTTTCATATTCATCCGGTGCGAAACGAAGCAGAATGGGAACACGCCCGGCGAATTCGGGAGCGCGTGTTCATTGAGGAGCAGGGATGTCCGCCTGACGAAGAGTGGGATGGGTATGACGAGGTGAGTCGGCATTTTCTGGGATGGCTAGAAGCGACGCCCATTGCCACGGCACGCTGGCGGGTAGTGCCTCTCCAGGAGCGGCTGGTGGCCAAATTGGAACGCTTTGCCGTATTGCCTGCGTATCGAGGCCGAGGCTACGGCCGGGCCCTGGTGCAGTATGTGATGGCCGATGCGCAGCGGGCGGGCTTTTCCACGCTGTTGCTTCATGCCCAGGCGCACCTGGAACGCTTCTACGAGCGGCTGGGCTTTCGGAGCACCGGCCATCGCTTCCTGGAGGCAGGCATTCCTCACGTGCAGATGGTCTGGCAACGAGATAGAAAAAGCGCCGATCAGCCGTAA